The Juglans regia cultivar Chandler chromosome 16, Walnut 2.0, whole genome shotgun sequence nucleotide sequence ATATGTTGTATACTGTAGATTTGCTTAGACCCTGCTATCAATATATAATGTATGGATGTTATTATGTAGGTGACGCAAGATGAAGGGGCTGTTGATGGTCCACAGTCTTCCTTATTCGTTTTAGCTAGACAGTTCATAACTGCTATGTTGGTCCTCGATACTTGGCAATACTTTATGCACAGATACATGCATCACAACAAGTTCTTGTACAAGCATATTCATTCTCAACATCATCGTCTTGTTGTGCCCTATGCATTTGGAGCTCTGTACAATCACCCGTTGGAGGGGCTTCTCCTTGACACAATCGGTGGGGCCttatcttttcttctctctggTATGTCTCCCCGAGcctcaatcttcttcttctcctttgctacCATTAAAACGGTAGATGACCATTGCGGATTATGGCTTCCTGGGAATCTCTTTCACACGTTCTTTCAAAACAACACTGCTTATCATGATGTCCACCATCAGCTTTATGGCAACAAGTACAACTTCTCACAGCCATTCTTCATAATGTGGGATAGAATTCTTGGAACGTATATGCCTTACTCGTTAGAGAAAAGAGCAGCTGGTGGCTTTGAGGCACGGCCTACTAGAGACTACAAGGATGATTAATTGTTGAGTGATAAACAttcgattattattttttcctctaaAGAGCCACCTTTCCTATGTTATTATTTGTATGTACATATGTTATTGTGCTTTATACgtctatttctttttgttaatataGTTTGGAAACTCTTACGAATCCAAGGAACAGTGTACCACCAGATAAATCTTTTTTGGAAATTCAAGGTTTTTTTGGGCATCCATAACCTTAATCATGAGGCTGAGAGTGAGAACCCTGCTTCCTTGCCCGGAAGTTCCTAAACATGCATCGATTGCAAACACATTTTCATTGTCAACAGCAATGCACACAACTGGGGTATAGAGATGCCAGGTTATTCTTTAGAGATGCTCTGATTTCAAGTCCTGAATTTGACTAGAGATTTGTCCCTCTGACTGGAATTATGGAGTAAGGCgtcaaacaaaattataataattatagaaaaaaattgatatcttaaaaaaaaaaaaatcaaattaaactaGTACTCCCACTGCTTCTCTCAGGTTTAGAGGCAGGTAGATTGTTCTTCATCTAGAACATGTTGAAACAATGAATTATGCAGAAATTGATTTGTTAGAAGTTCAAGTGAGGACCATTCGGGGTCTTTCTGTGTACAAGGGTTAcgtctatttcattcatatcaataatatccatctcttatcaaaaaaaaaaaaaggtgaggaCCATTCAGTCCCGATCATATTTCTCTGAGGAATACATTATCTAATTTCTTGAGTCATGAAGATATCGAATATTAGGAAATGACGGTTATAAATATGTTTCAGGCCTTGATTTTCCTGTTTTTTCCCCTCAAATCCGTTAAGATAGTTGGGAGATGACAGGGTTGTAAATATATGTCAGGCCTAATTTTCCATTCATGTTCTTCAAATCGTTAGGTAGTTGAACGGCTCATCTTCCTTCCACGTATGGCATTAATAACCTAATTGATGAGCATTAAGTGTCATCTTGTGCAGTGGTCCAACACATAAACCCCATCTTATAATGCAGATAGATACCTAACGGTTTTATTACTCTGTCTATTCTGACCATTCTGGTTTCAGATTACTCTTTGCATAGTCTGCTAGTCTTCACCACAAAATGGTCTATCCCATCAGTTCCGGGGAAATCGATTTTCTTTGTGTATCAGTTTTGtccattttatatcattaaaGTCTCGCCCACTTTCGTTTTCCAGTATTACTTCTGGACCCCATCATGTATAGGGCTGCCTTCTCAGCCATTTTCTCCCAATCgttcttcattttcttggtaAGCTAGGCTCTATACCGCGATTGttgcaaaaatagaaaatctgAGAAAAACTCTTCATTCTAGGCTCCTTGATTTTTCAAGACAAGTCATATTTACAAGGGTATGTTGCCACAAAAACATGTGACAATTAGCTCCCATTTCCATTTGGTTTTAGGAGTGGTGAAGCTGTTTTTAAAAGTAGTAGAGATATTGCATCACTGGCTTCTTATTTTGCAGTCTACGCTTAATGTAAAACAGCAGCAGTTATTACTCTGTCCTTGATTAAGATTGACTTGTTGTTCAGGATTTGTATAAAATCCAAATGATTTCTGGCACTGACTAAAGCCGGATGTGCTTAGACAAGTTTCTGGGTTATGATTCATGAAATAGGACAAGATCATGGACCACCTTATTTATAAGGTGGTTATCAAAATTGATTTGAGCAGCCAGTATTTGTTAAAAGTATAGATTTGTGTAGCAAGTTGGTTGTCATTTTACAGGACATTCCTTGTGCTTTTGAATAGAACTTCTTATTCTCCAACCGACATTCCTTTCTTGAAAATTGATAATTCATCACCAAACAGCTGGACAGAAAATGCTCCTTCACCACCCTTTATTTATACAAGTAGTAGAAAGTCTGACATTCATTCAGGGACACCTGGAACCTTTTGTGACCCCTCTTCTGGGAATGAAGCGCTTGTCTTGTGATTAGTGAGTGATATGTATGTAAGTGGAGAAGAGAAATTAAGGAGAAAATGCAGTAAGCAGAGTTTTCACCTTTAACAAAATACAGTTATGCTACTTTTTTGTATTTAGTTTCACATGATTTTGAAGGGTAAACTCAAGTCAAAACCCAGgtgtttttttattcatctaTGTATTTTGTGTCGGTCACTTTTATAGTAGTTGAATGCACCTTTTCAGCTGGGAACTCGACGGAAGTGGTGAAGAGTCCCGGATCTTTTCTCGTGTTTCCTACTGGTGGTCCGCACACAAAATATCGACAAAGGCATGAAAGTAGATTGTTGTTTCTGCCTGTTGATCTATTTGGATTGTGAACAAGAAAGATCCTGATCTTAAAAAGAGGAAAACAGAAACACCTGACAGAATTTAACACTAATAGTACGAGATTCGTGCACAGtacaaaacatataattaaagcatacttatgaaaaaaacaGAAGAACTAGCTAGATCACTGAATGTACAAAGGATGTGGAGCACAAGGCGACTGTGACCGGGGGAGTGAATGTGCCGCAAAGGCAGGTTGCCCTGACCTGGAATTAAAACTGTTCGACTTACTCTCAGCTTGAAACCTTGTCACAGGAATGAAGGAATCTGACCTACGACTCATTTGTGGGTAAACATGATCTGCATTTTCATGATTCGTCCTGTAGACATCTCCAGCAACTCTCACAGCTTTGTGACTCTTGCAACCAGACAAGATACCTGAACGGCGGTGCTGCATCTCTTTGTTAGCATTAGTTTTGGCATTAGGAACTGTTGAAATCGGTTTTCTTGGACTTTTCATGGTCGTTGACCTCAGCTCTTCACAATCTGACATCGCCGAGAAATCTGCAGCACTGGCTGTGACTACACTCCAGTCTATGCTTGCCTCGCTTGGTGCATAACAGTTTGTAGGGGTGACACAGCCTGACATGGCATCTGAAGGTTGTCTTGCAAGAAATGGGTTGGCTTTGCCTGTGATGCTCTCTATCTCAAACAAGTCTGAACTTGCATCACTCTCAGTATCATTGTACAAGGTTCCACCCGTTTGTGCAGATAATTCGATGTCTTCCATTCTTGGAGTGGCATCCCAAGACAGCATTGTTAGCCTCCTCTCAATGCGTAATGACTTGTTTCTCTTTCCCATTACGGGGGAACCAAACACGTCTATTGACTTTCGctgcttttcttcttccccttgtGGAAATTGCAACTTTGTAGGTAGAGTTGTCGCCCCGGAATTTGAAGTTGGGAAGCTAAAACAGTTTTCTCTGCTCGATCCAGTTCCCAAATTATCCAATTTCGGGCAGTGAATATCTTCCTTGACCTTGTAGCCCAGGAGAGATTTATGTGCTCGAGCTGCTTCAACAAGGTCTAGGCCAGTTTTCCTGGGCTCTTTTTTGCCGAGTGCTTTGCCTTGGACTGCATCAGAGGTAGCACTTTTGTTGAAGCTGATTTCACCAACATGTTCTTTAATTTCGACAGAATCTTTATCAGAACATGTAGAGCAGCCAAGACCTGCAAGAATCTTCTTTCCACGTGCCTTGTTCGTGTTAGCCCTCGAAGGATTTCTTACACCACTCTGGAGTAACGTGCTTTGGCTGTTCCAACTTGATTCAGACTGAACACTCGGAGTTCCAGGCTGAACTCTGCACTTCTTGGTGTCTAGATCAACATGTTCATCGTTCTTGTATTGGTACTTCGACCTTGCACTCATGCTGGTAGTTATTGGGGTATCCTCATCCATTCCTCCTTTGAAGTACTTCTCGGCACCAAATACTCCAATTTCTTCCTCATCCTCCTTTGTTCTTCCAACGTGAGTTTTCTGATCTTCAGTGGTCATGATAGGCCCCAGATTTCCACTTGACACAGTAAGTTTACGAACAAATGTTTCCTCTGCACCATTCAGATACGAAGAAAACGAGGCGTCGCGGAGATTCCCGATGTCGTTTCCGGATGACAAAGTTTGCGAAAGACTGGTGTTGCAAGCTGAGGTTAAGGTAAAAATAGCCATGTGAGAGCTCTAtaactaaagaaaatatttctgcAGGACAAAACCAACAAGAAGAGTAAATGACCACACAAGAGTTTCAAAAGTGGtcgaaaaacttaaaaagaaaccacaaaacttcaaaaagaaaataagaaagaacCAACACTAGAAAAAATTTGTAGCAAAAGATTCAAGTGCAGAGCTTGGGAAAATATAGAAGAACTACTTCCTTGAGACACAAGTACTTGGACTCGAAGAAGCCAGAGGGTCCCCCTATAATACCTAGACGAAAGAAACTAAACCTGAAAAGGGTTTGATGCAATTATCAAAAGCTGAAATCAACAAGATCAGGGAGATGAAGAATTGATCAGAATTAGCTCTTACAGCTGCTTGCCTCATTGATAACTAGTACTATAAGTAGGCATGTGAAGCATGCAAGATGTTAATAATGTAGGCCCATATGCTTTGAGGCCGAACCGACTAAATTGGTGATATTGAACACGAAAGATGTGAAATTTTCCATTCAAGTTTCTTTACTACTTTTCTACTTTAAATTATAACATggattatggaatttttttccTCCATATTAGCCGATATGAGATTATCTTGACCTTGTTGTTCTTCAATCTCTTCTAGTGGTGAGAACTAATTGATAATTAGTATGGATATTGACAACATCAATACCAACTTGattggataatatatatatctttgtagTAAATTGTAAAAGTTTTCTATTTTGACAAGCTGATGGGGAGGAAATAATGGAAAGGATGGTCCACATGATTGATTTAATACGTTATTTCCCCCTGGACAATAATCATCGGTTTCATACATCCTTATAGCATGCGCAACaccaataattatatattattgggtTGCTAATTTTCACATGGGTTATCACAAAAAACAGAACTTAATAAAAGGATGTTTCTCATATGGATTGAagattatatatgtaatttatatgcatatacatagTTAGATATTATAACCGAAGATGGCCGGGTATGTACAGTTACCATCacaatttcaataatatatgagtaatattGCCAAATATAGATTTAGGGTGTGTAAATCTCGTATACCTTCTTACtataaaaagtgagtttttttaattatgagcgggtctctctttgttttcaagaaacttacATGGAGCTTGAACAAATAAGTAGTTTTCATAACTATAATGTTAGAATTGTATATTTGATACAAGGTTTGGTCACACAAGCAAAACCTTAAAATGCTAATCATGTGATCGTCATAGATCCATGTTGTCCCATATAGACAGACTAATCAACGTCTATCTATTTTTATCCAATGAAAGATTTACAGACATGAACCTGCTGGAGTGTCCTCTCTTTTTGGCAAGATACACTTGTTCCACAGTACCCATATCAACAAAgacaataaagaagaagaaaaaaaaaaatactatttacaaATGGTTTACAGCTAAATGAAATATAGCAACTTATTTTCTAatcagaaaatgataaaaaaaaaaaaagagttaaaaagaCGATAAATAGCATTACTCGATAgataactaaatatatatggCGGTGAGAATATTACAGTGGACATGCATGCATTGTATTCATGCTGGCTCACATATTTGAAACCTTTCCAATGTCCCATCTCCATCTCGATCGACCAATATCTCAAAAATCTACCAGCTTGTGCTTTGTGCATCTTTAATTAAAGAGATAATTgatctaatctaatctaatctaatcCGCACCCTGAATGCACAGAACCAATTAATTAAACTGCCTCTCAACATGTTATGGAAGGTTATTAATGGATTAAAACGCATCAATTTAATACGATCGACAACATTCGCAGTGCATGGCTCAACTATGTTAATGGGGTTTAGTTTTCTGATTCACTGGGACCTTAGTAGATCGGACGTACGTACGTGGGACCTGAGTGCATGAATGTCAAATAAGAGTTGTCGGTTGATGGCTTAAAAGGTGGTCTGTTCTAGACAGGCCCCTGGTTGCCTTAGGtgctttatataatatatattgagatCTGCTTCATTCTTCTACATCTGCCATAAATATTCGTTTAAACGATTAATCAATTTCTTGTCCTTCCTTCCATGCCAGGGTAGACAGTATGCTTGCTTCTATGGTGTTGGTGATGCAATGATGCATGGCATGGTTTCCATTTGACGTGAATATTGCTTATGGTTAGCTCTAGCTAGCGACTGGATTCTGTTTTGCAGTCCGTTTCGGATAATATGTTATGGCGAAAGATAATAAACTTCAATTCAGGCcgaaattcatttttaattccCTTCAAAATTTGTAGTCATGGAGAagagaaagtaaagaaaagggagagaagTGAAATACATGCACTagattattttacttaattatttaaaaaaaaaaaaaaatttgaagaacaAAAGTTTACAACCACCCCAAGGGCTGCTCACAATATCTCACGGTGCATTtatctcagtttttttttttttgataatgcaTTTATCTCAGTTAGACATTAGGTGATGGTAATAGTTCATTGTGTACGACAACATCATACAACACTTGACATTCGacaaaaaaatgaacaatgCCAGAAACCTTACAAACACAGCTAGCTTTGTAGCTTGTCTGTTGataaattacaacaaaagaaacattGGGCCAGGTCAAGATTAGTGAAACATGAATCTCATGCAGCAGGAGTGACCATTGTAAAATGAACAAATTGGTGTCAGGATTTGTATAATAAAGAGCATTGCCAGCATAAACCTCGCCAATGAGTCCCATTTTCCTTCTTCAGAGTATTCATTCATTGCGTGGATGTCGAGTTTCCACCGGCAACCCAATACTGCTTCACAGCAATCAATATCTTCTCAGGAACAAGGGGGCCATCCTCATGGTCCACCATTTTAGTATCCCATCTCATCCCTCCAACTATTTTCTTCACCTTGATCAGCACATCGACCTCGTCCCGGAATATGACTGCTCCTTCAGGTCGCAAAATCCTGTCCATCTCCAGGAGAATGTCTTCAGCATTGCATCTGCATTTGTTTTGCAGTACATACAGGTTACATAAGTTGATTCTAAGATCAGATGAATCTGGAACTAAAATAGTTGATTCTACCAAGACCAAGTACTACTCATCTGCATACAGCAAAAAGGAAATcatcattgagattttttaggTGCCTGAAGTTAAGCAGGAAAATTCGGGGTCATCATAATTAATTCTGTAAATGGTTCTTTATCGAAGCGCGGGCATAGATGAAATCGTTGAGCTATATGGCATCTATAAAAAACACTACTACAGCCCCAAACTGGAGACATGTGCTAAGCACAATGTTGCTAGGAAGCAACCCAGCTTCAGCTTAattaaggtcccgtttggttTTATAGatggtctcaacccatctcatcttatctcaacatctGAACACtaatcaaacacaaacacttttcaatttcaaaattttaactttttcatcatctaaatattatctaatcattacaactttcccaaacttccaaacaaaacaaaaaaacaattcaattttttcaaatccctcaaaataaatataatattaaaaaaaataatattttaactttatattcaattttttttctctcatttccgaAAGCCCcataaatatcttaattcaaatcatttcactactattcacaaactattcacaaatttttcatctcatttcatcttatctgtgtaaccaaatgaggcctaagaGACTCCTCCAGACGGGAGAAATCATTTGTGTTGACTATAAATGAGCCAAGTATTTCATCCTTCTAATAGAATGAatgtaacgctccaatggaaggcccaaaccacatgatctatactccaaactgactagtcaatgatacaattgaagccccattggaacagtataaagaacaagaatttctcattcccaaacaatgtgagatcccaCACACCACCAATCGTTATCAGaatgggatatcacaatctcTTCTCCTTATATTCCCAATGTCCTCGTCGTGCCAGTTTGTCGTAATTGGCACGGTTCAAGTCCCATATTTTTGGTTGGGATAACcccattaaaatattataaagagcaagaatttctcattcctaaacaatgtgagatcccataaaCTACCTACCCTTACCagaatggggtatcacaattcCCACAAAATGGCGtacaaagaaaaaatgaagagttGGATATAGGATTCAAATGAACAAATATGTGAAGAAATACATACTTGTCCTTGTACAGATGGAAGACGCCATATGCATGAATGAGGTCATATGTCCTTGGGTATGTGGAGAAAGCTTCACACCTGAACCAGGAAGATGATTAAAAGATAGTAGTAATCACTAGAAGGATATAAAAtacagaaagaaaagaaacaaaattcagCTGTGGTTGGACAACTCTGCAACACTGGGTACATATCTGTGGATTAGAAACCCTACACAAGATGGGCCAAAATGAACACGTAGTAAAATAAACCTCCATAAGCGACTAAGCAGTTTCTAGTGAGTGCTCTAAAAGGAATCTACTTTAGagcaaaagaaaagatattaGAACAAGAAGTGCGTCCATTTTTAACAAAACCACTAAGTAGGCTAAAATAATGATTCACAGCTGAAATGATAAAACGGGACCAGAAAGCAGAGAAAGTTGTACCAGTCGTGATATATGCCAATCAATCCTCGCTCATAAATGACACCCAATGTGTTTTTCTCAGCAATAGTAGGCACAACATTCATGACCCACAATTTGGGAGATACAAGGGCAGCGGCAAAACCTCCCATACCAGCATTCATATCCATAATGTTGCGATACCTCCCAGagtcaataagtttattgatcCTTTTATAAGCATTCACATGCTTCTTCCATTTACTATTCTCCTCCTGGTATGTCTCAACGGAAACTCCAGGAATAGATCCACTAGTAATTCTAGGAGGAACAGAATAAACCCTTTCTGGAAAGGATTTTACTTCTCCACCAGCAACTTCATCTGGACTACTGACATCAGGATATGGAGTTATGCATGGTTCCATTTTCTTGTACCTATTAATTGCCAAAGagaaagttttagaaaataatgtaTGTATGTCAACAACATCAGAATGGCTCAGGTTAAAGATTTCTGTTCAACTTCCGAATGACCAagcaaaagttcaaaattacTAATGTTCAAGAAACTTAATTTCAGAAAAAGTTGATGATATTGCTAGGAATAATCCAGATATGCATTTTTCTAAAAGCATGCATATCAGACATCATCTACTTCAGCAGTTTAATCTCTATAATTTCAGTCTGTTTCAAGTTGGTCCCTAaaatcataaaagttaaaaatcaaatccttgatatttaaaaataattataatgttaTGCTTTGCTCCATTGAACTTGAGGCTGggacaatttttattttttattttttcccgcAAATCTTACTGTTAAAACAGCAGAAAAGGGCAATGAAACACAATCTTGACTGTTGGATCTTAACGAAGGGTGCTATTCGACAACAGGTGATAGTTTGTGGGTAAAATGTGTAAGTTTTGATAGTTTGAGGTGCAAGTATAAACCACATGATAAGTTCTGGGTAACatgttatatttaaaacattttcattagtTACTGCCAAAGCCACGTAGCCATAATTTTTTCATGCAACATAAGCTTCTATTGAAGTGTCAACAaaaatcatgtcatgtcattaAGCTTTGTCGACCCAAGGATGACAttgcaattatttttaaatgtt carries:
- the LOC109009244 gene encoding sphinganine C4-monooxygenase 1-like, with product MGISISDELLGTFVPIVVYWIYSGIYVLLGSFENYRLHSKKDEYEKNLVSKGTVVKGVLLQQIVQAIVAILLFTVTQDEGAVDGPQSSLFVLARQFITAMLVLDTWQYFMHRYMHHNKFLYKHIHSQHHRLVVPYAFGALYNHPLEGLLLDTIGGALSFLLSGMSPRASIFFFSFATIKTVDDHCGLWLPGNLFHTFFQNNTAYHDVHHQLYGNKYNFSQPFFIMWDRILGTYMPYSLEKRAAGGFEARPTRDYKDD
- the LOC109009245 gene encoding protein PHYTOCHROME KINASE SUBSTRATE 1-like, with amino-acid sequence MRQAAVRANSDQFFISLILLISAFDNCIKPFSACNTSLSQTLSSGNDIGNLRDASFSSYLNGAEETFVRKLTVSSGNLGPIMTTEDQKTHVGRTKEDEEEIGVFGAEKYFKGGMDEDTPITTSMSARSKYQYKNDEHVDLDTKKCRVQPGTPSVQSESSWNSQSTLLQSGVRNPSRANTNKARGKKILAGLGCSTCSDKDSVEIKEHVGEISFNKSATSDAVQGKALGKKEPRKTGLDLVEAARAHKSLLGYKVKEDIHCPKLDNLGTGSSRENCFSFPTSNSGATTLPTKLQFPQGEEEKQRKSIDVFGSPVMGKRNKSLRIERRLTMLSWDATPRMEDIELSAQTGGTLYNDTESDASSDLFEIESITGKANPFLARQPSDAMSGCVTPTNCYAPSEASIDWSVVTASAADFSAMSDCEELRSTTMKSPRKPISTVPNAKTNANKEMQHRRSGILSGCKSHKAVRVAGDVYRTNHENADHVYPQMSRRSDSFIPVTRFQAESKSNSFNSRSGQPAFAAHSLPRSQSPCAPHPLYIQ